Genomic window (Marinobacter fonticola):
CCAACGGCGAGATCCTCGAAGCCAGCGAGATGCCGGTGGATACTCAGGCGGACGCCCTGGCCCAGGAAGAAAGCGACCTGACCGAGAACGCCGGTGCCACGCTATCGGACAATGTTGTTGTCGAAGCGGACTCGGAAAGCGACGAAAATCTGGTCGATCCTGTCCTGCTGGATATCTTCGAGAGTGAAACCGAGACCCACCTGCAGGCACTCAAGACGTTCCTGGACGAGGCCGAAGGCCGCGAAACCACGGCCTACACCGACGGTCTTTCGCGCGCGCTGCATACGCTTAAAGGCTCCGCGCATACAGCCGGCATCGAGCCCCTGGCAGGCATCATTTCTCCGCTGGAGAAATTCATAAAAACCGCCCGGGCGGAAAATCACCGGGCCGATCGCGACGCCCTGATCCTGCTGGAAGATGCCTGTGGCTTAATTGAGCGCGGCCTGGAGCAGATCCGCACCACGCCTCAGCAGATACTGTCAGGTACCGACGCCTTCCTGGAACGTCTCGACCTCGTGGCCGAGCGGACGCTGACCTCGCGCCCCGGTGCGTCTGCCGATGCGAATACCGCGAACGAAGCCGATCCGCAATTGATTCAGCTGTTCCTCAACGAGGGCCTGGACATTCTGCTGGACGCCGACGCCATCCTGGATAGTTGGGCCACGGCTCCGGGCGAGAATGAACAACTGGACAAGCTGGTGCTGGAATTGCGCCAACTTGCCCGCGGTGCCGAAGTGGCCGGTCTGAGCGACGTTTCCCAGCTCGCCGACCTGCTAGAGCGTACCTATGCCGCCGTCTTCGATGCCAGCGCCCAACCTGACCGTGATTTCTTCGAGGTTGCCCGCGCCGGCCATGAAGCGTTAATCAACATGATGGACCAAGTCGCCGCCGGCCTGGCCACCAAGCCCGACCACGAGCTACTTCAGCGTCTCCAGGAAAAGCTCGAACAGTTTCGGGCAGACGCCGACACCGCGTTCAGCCACGACCTTGACGAGATCGATCACAGCTTCGACGAAGAATTGGAGCTGGAGCTGGAGCTACCGACGCCGGAAGACGACGGCGACGACGCGCACGAAGAAACGCCTATCGCTCACGATAGCGACCTGGACCAAGAGCTGGCTGAGATCTTTCTGGAGGAAGCCTCCGACCTTATCGAAGGTACCGGCGAACGTTTGCAGCAGTGGACCGAGCAGCCGAGTTCCGACCTGGTCCGTCACCTGCAGCGCGACCTGCATACCCTCAAGGGCGGTGCTCGCCTGGCGGACATCAGCGCCATAGGCGATCTGTCCCATGAGCTTGAAACCCTTTTCGAGGGCCTGACAGATAACCGCCTGGGCGTTAGCCCGGAACTGGAAGATCTGTTGCTGCGCAGCCATGACCGCCTTGCCGTTATGGTCGACGCCCTCCGTCAAAACCAGCCGCCTCGCCCGGCCCCGGACCTGATCCAGGAAATCCAGTCCTACATCAGTACCCACGCCGGTAACGGAAGTGGCACCGCGCCACAGGTTGATAGCGGCGTCGATGCAGACTTGCCGCAAGCGGACATCGACGAGACCGACAGCGCCGAGGACGAGCTCGAACGCTACATTTCGGAAACCGCCCATTTCGACCGCGAGCCTGATGAAGGCGCGGCGGAGACAACTGAAGAAGGGCCGCAAACCGAACCAAGCACGCCTCAGGCCGGTATCCATAATCTCGACCCGGAACTGGCGGAGATCTTCCTGGAGGAAGCGGGCGAGATCATCGACACCACGGGCGAGCAATTGCACCAGTGGCAGGCCGACCCTCAGCAGCCCGAGGTGGTCAAAGAGCTGCAGCGCGAATTGCACACACTCAAGGGTGGGGCGCGCATGGCGGAAATCGCGCCGGTCGCAGACATTGCCCACGAGATGGAAACGTTATTCGAGCGCATCGTGGAAGGACGCTTGCAGGCCACGCCCGCTCGCATCAACGTCGCCCTACGCGCCCACGATCAGCTGGCAACGCTGATAGACTCTATCGCCGATTCCGGACAATGTCCGGCAGCGCCTGAGTTGCTGGCCGAACTGCACGCCGCCCTGCTGGACGAGCCGGTTGGCGAGATCGACGAAGATATCGACGTGGCCAGCGCCTCTGTCGATGAAATCCCCGACGCGCCGGAGCTGGACGCTGTCGAGCCAAACGAGTTCGATCTCCGTGCGGACGCCGACGAAGTCGACGACAGCCCGGATGAGCCGATCGAAGCGGAGGCAACGCAAGACGCCGTCTTTGGCGAAATGGATCCCGAGCTGGTGGGCATCTTCCTGGAAGAAGCCTATGACTTGATCAACTCCACCGCCAGCACCCTGCACGCCTGGACCGAGAACCCCAGCGATGCTGCGTTGGCAGGCGAACTTCAGCGCGACGTCCACACCCTCAAGGGTGGCGCGCGGATGGCGGGCGTCGATGCCATCGGCGACCTGACCCACGTTCTGGAAGACTTGTTCGAGCGCATCGCCGAGGGCCGCCTGGAAGCCACCCCGGCCATGAACGACCTGCTATTCGCCTGTCATGACCGGCTGGCCCAGATGGTCGAACAGGTCGCTTCGCAAAAACCCTGTACCCCGGCCGATGAGCTGATTGCGCAGGTGGAGGCGATTCTCGCCGGTGAGCAGACCACCGAAGAAGCGGTTATCGCGGCACTGGATCCCGAGGTTGAACAGGCGCCTGCGAGCGCTGACGACACCACGGCACTCGAGACGGCGCCGCTGGAACGGGACGACGACCTGATCGGCATCTTCCTCGACGAAGGCATCGAGATTCACGAGGCCATCCACGAGTGTCTCGCGCAATGGCGCGACGAGCCGGAGGCGCTCGCGGGCATTACCGCACTCCAGCAGGAGCTGCACACCCTCAAGGGCGGCGCCCGGCTGGCCGATGTCGATCCCATCGCTGATCTGGCCGAAGCCTGGCACGACCGCCTGGAAGACGTCATTGCCGACCGCGCCGACAGCGGCGCGACCGTTGCGCTCAGCGAAAAGGCCGTGGCGGATTTGGGCCGCATGCTCAAGGATATCGAGAACGGCACGACACCCGTCGCCGATACGCCGTTGATCGAAGCGCTGCGGCAACGTGCGACCGGAGCGACCGCGGTAGCATCACAGCCGGTTGAGGCTGACGCCAAAGCGACGCCGGAAGCCATCGACCCTGAAGTGCTCGAGATCTTCCTGGAAGAGGCCAGCGAGCTGCTCGACCAGATCGAAAACCTGCTGGCTGATTGGCGCAAGGAGCCGGCAAGTACCCACTTCAACCAGGAGCTGCAACGAGCCCTGCACACGCTCAAAGGCGGAGCGAGACTGTCGCAACTGGCGGAGCTGGGAGACCGGGCCCATGGTTTCGAGACCCGCTTGATCGACTTGGGCGGCAACGAACCCGACGCGGACGCCTGGCAAGCCATTACCCAGGATCACGACGCCCTGATGGAAATGGTCGGCGCGATCCGTAAGCGCTACGAAGAAGCCGGCTCAGGCCCGGTTGAGCTTCCGCGGACCGCCGAGCCGGCACCCGCAAAGCCTGAGGCTTCAGAGCCGAAGCAAGCCGCGGTACCGGCCAGCAAAGCCCCCGCATCCAAGCCGGCGCCGAAGAAGGCCGATCTCGCCAAAAACCGCAAGGCGGAAGCCGCCCGTACGGCGGCCCAGGAAACCATCCGGGTCTCGGCACCGTTGCTGGACGATCTGGTCAACCTGGCGGGCGAAACCAGTATTACCCGAAGCCGTTTGGAGCAGCAGTCCAGCGACTTCAGCCATACGCTGGACGAAATGGCCGCTACCATCGAGCGTCTGCGTGAGCAGCTGCGCCGCATGGATATCGAAACCGAAGCCCAGATCCTGTTCCGTGCAGAGAAGGAACACGGCCCGGATTATGGCGAGGATTTCGACCCGCTGGAGATGGACCGTTATTCGTCCATCCAACAGCTATCCCGCGCCCTGAGCGAATCGGCTTCGGATTTGGCGGATCTGCGTGAAACCATGTCCGACCGGACACGGGATACGGAAACCCTGCTGGTGCAGCAATCGCGGATCAATACCGAGCTGCAGGAAGGCCTGATGAAAACGCGGATGAACCCGTTCTCATCCATGGTGCCGCGCCTGCGCCGGATTGTTCGTCAGATCAGTGGCGAGCTGGGCAAAAAAGTTGAGTTCGATGTACGCAACGCCGAAGGCGAAATGGACCGCAACGTTCTCGAGCGTATGGTTGCGCCGCTGGAACACATGTTGCGGAATGCCCTCGATCATGGCATCGAGACGCCGGAAGAGCGCCGCCAGGCCGGCAAACCGGAAACCGGTGAAGTTACCCTGTCGCTGACCCGCGAAGGCGGCGAAGTGGTGCTGAGGATGATCGATGACGGCGCTGGCGTGCGTACGTCGGCGGTACGCGAAAAGGCCATCAAACAGGGTATGCTGCGTCCGGACGAAGAGCTCTCCGACCGTGAAATCCTGCAGTTTATCTTGCAGCCGGGCTTCTCCACTGCCGCCAAAGTCACCCAGATTTCAGGGCGTGGCGTGGGTATGGATGTCGTCGCCAGCGAAATAAAACAGCTCGGTGGCAGCCTGGATATCGATTCGATGCTGGGCCAGGGCACCACCTTCACCGTGCGCTTGCCGTTCACGGTGTCGGTCAACCGCGCACTGATGGTGTCCACCGGCGAGGACTTCTACGCCATCCCCCTGAATACCATCGAGGGTATCGTGCGGGTCAGCACCTATGAGCTGGAAGAGTATTACAAACCCGACGCACCGATGTACGAGTACGCCGGTCAGGAATACCGCCTGCAGTACCTGGGCAGCCTGCTGCACAGTGACCACCATCCCAAGCTGCAAGGCCAGGCTCTACCGCTGCCGGTGATTCTGGTGCGCGGTGCGGAGCAGCCGATGGCCCTGCAGGTGGATAGCCTGATGGGTAGCCGGGAAATCGTGGTCAAGTCCCTGGGGCCGCAGTTCACCTCGGTGCGCGGCGTCTCCGGCGCCACCATCCTGGGTGACGGTAACGTGGTCGTGATCCTCGACCTGCCGGCGATGATACGTTCGGACATCCTGTCCGAGCGCCAGCGCATCGCCGACTTGGAAGCGGCCCAGGAGCATGCTCGCCGGACGGCGGATCGCGCCACGGTGGTCATGGTAGTGGATGACTCGGTAACGGTCCGGAAGGTTACCTCGCGTCTGCTGGAGCGCAACGGCATGGAAGTGCTCACGGCGAAGGACGGCCTGGACGCTGTCGCGCAGCTGCAGGATCACCGTCCGGATATTATTCTGCTGGATATCGAAATGCCGCGAATGGACGGCTTCGAAGTGGCCAGTTTCATTCGTCACGACGACAACCTGCGGGACACACCGATCTGCATGATCACCTCGCGGACCGGGCAAAAGCACCGTGAGCGGGCCCTGGCTATCGGCGTGAACGAATACCTGGGCAAGCCATTCCAGGAAACCCAGCTGCTCGAGACGATTGAGCGGCTTACCGGGAACAACTGATGGCAACCGGCGAATCGCTGCAGGGGGTGGCTATCGTTTCGGATAGCCCGCTGCAGCGCCATCGTCTGCAGGACGCCATCGGCAAGTTCGGGCTCAGCTCGGCTTTTATCGGCGATCCCGCACGGCTGATGGCCTATCCGGCCATACCCGAAGTTCAGCTTTGGCTGGTGACCCTGGAAGACGAGGCGGACCACCCCGCCCTGTTCGACTACCTGCTGGAAAACACTGACGCGCCCATCCTGTTCGGGCTCGACGAGGCGCCCAGTCCCGGCAGTACCGAATTCTTCCGCTGGGAGCGGCGCTTGCTGGACAAGCTGGAACAGCAGCTCGGCGCGCTGGAACAGCTCGACGGCGAAACCACGCTGGAAGCACTGGATCAGCCATCGCAAAAGGTCGCGGCGGCGGAACGTCCATACTGGATTCCGGCCGGCCGCGAAGGCGAACCTGCCGAGGAGATTTGGGTGCTCGGCGCCTCGTTGGGCGGACCGGCTGCGGTAAAGACGTTTCTGGACAGCCTGCCCCCCGGCCTGCCGGTTGGCTTCGTCTATGCTCAGCATATCGACGCCAATTTCACCGATGTGCTGACCCGGGTACTCGGACGCCATGCGCACTACGCCCTGCGCCGGGCCGAGGAAGGGATCCAGGTGCGCAACGGCGACGTGGTGCTACTGCCCGTGGAGAACGAGTGGTACCTGGATAGTGCGGGCTGCCTGCAGCAAAAGGCCAGCCCATGGCCTGGACCCTACGGGCCGTCCATCGATCAGGTTCTGCTCAACGTGTCGGACCATTACCGACACCGCTGCCATGCTATCCTGTTTTCCGGGATGGGCAACGATGGCGCCATTGCTGCCCCCATACTCCAGGCTTACGGCAGCCGGATCTGGGTACAGGACAGCCACAGCTGCGGCAACAGCTCGATGCCGGATTCGGTCAAGGCCACCGGCTGCACCAGTTTCGCCGGTGACCCGGCGCAACTGGCGCGAAAACTGACGCAAACCATTGAAGAGGCCTGCCTGCTCAAGCGCAGGCAACAACGCGATTCCGCCTGAGGACACAACCATGGCTGATAATTCCCAAGTCCTGCCCTGCGTACTGATTCCGGTAACGGATCGTCAGCTGCTGCTGCCCAACGTCTCGATCGCGGAAATCGTCGACTACGCGGAACCGGAACAAGCCGAAGGAGGCCCGGAATGGCTTGTGGGATATTTGCACTGGCGCGGCCTGAAGCTGCCCGTGCTCTCCTACGATGCGGCCAATGGCGGCACCAAGCTCCAGCCAGACGCCATGCGTGGGCGTATCGCGGTACTCAATACGATCAGCGAAAGCCACCACAGCATGCCGTTTCTGGCCTTGTCGACCCAAGGTATCCCCAGCCAGGCCAAACTGACCGAGACCCAAGTGCAAGAGGCCGAGGGCGAAACCGGACCGGCAGACCTGATGGTCGTCGACGTGGATGGTCATACCGCCTACATCCCTAATCTGGAGTACCTGGAGTCGCTGGTTCTGGAATCAGCCGCCTGACGGCATCTCCGCGGGGGCCTACCCGGTTGGGCGCGACGCCTATCCGGTCGACAGATGCGATGTTATAATATTGCATTATTTGTCTGCCGGGATTGCCCATGACCCAAACCCCGCTACCCTATCGTCCGCATAACCATACCGCTTGTGTCGATCAAGCTCTGGCCGACGCCCATCGCATCTGCAACGCAGCCAAGGCACGCCTAACGCCGACCCGCGAGCGCGTGCTGGAGCTTATCTGGCAATCCCACAAGCCGCTAGGCGCCTACGACCTGTTGGGCGCCCTGACCCAGGACGGCCACAACGCTGCACCCCCCACGGTCTACCGGGCGTTGGATTTTTTGCAGCAGCACGGCCTGGTTCACCGTATTGCCTCGTTGAACGCATTCGTAGGCTGCGCCCACGCCGGCCACCACCATACCGGTTTTTTCCTGATTTGCCGGGAATGCCGCAATGTGCTGGAACTCTCCGCGCCTAATATCGCCGCATCCGTCGAGCAGGCCTCCAGTGACGAGGGCTTCGCCGTAGAGGAAACAACGCTGGAGATCGCCGGGCTGTGCCCAAATTGCCAGGCTAAGGACACTGACGAACCGGAGGCCGCCGGTGAGTAAGACGCTCTTAACCCTGCACGATGTCGGCGTCACCCTCGGTGGCCGGAGCATCGTCGAGCGTATCCGGCTGTCCATTAGCCGCGGCGACATCATTACGGTGATCGGACCTAATGGCGCCGGTAAAACAACGCTGATCAAGGCCATCCTCGGATTGCAGTCCATTAGCACGGGGCGTATCGAAAAGCACCCGGGCCTGAAAACCGGCTACGTGCCCCAGCATATTCAATTCCAGCCGACGCTGCCGCTGACGGTCAAACGTTTCCTCAGCCTCACCGGCGCCTCGGAAGCCGAGTGCCGCGATGCCTTGTCGCAGACGGCGGTGGGCCATCTATACGAGGCGTCCATTCATCACCTGTCCGGTGGCGAAATGCAGCGCCTGCTGATCGCCCGGGCGCTGGTGCGCCGTCCCGACCTACTGGTGCTGGATGAGCCGGCTCAAGGTGTGGACGTCAACGGTCAGGCAGCGCTTTACGATCTGATCCGCGCCCTGCGGGACCGGCTCGACTGCGGCGTGATCATGATTTCCCACGACCTGCATCTGGTGATGGCGGCCACCGACAAAGTGCTTTGTCTCAACCAGCATGTCTGCTGCAGCGGCTACCCGGAACAGGTCTCCCACGACCCCGCCTTCGTCGATCTATTTGGCCGGCATGTCGCCGATAGCGTGGCGGTGTACCACCATCATCATAATCATCGGCACGATCTCCATGGCGATGTGGTGGATCACGCCCACAATTCGGAGAGCTGTGAACACCATGCCCATCATTGATGCCATTCTCGGCGACTTCTTCTGGCG
Coding sequences:
- a CDS encoding Hpt domain-containing protein, whose amino-acid sequence is MGNHHDSIALDWVRGEIQDTLRQGQQALEAFVENRDDTARLRFCLNYLHQVHGTLQMVELYGAALLTEEMEKLAQAVLNDTVANVDEAVEILMEAILQLPQYLEHLDSSRDDFPMVLLPLLNDLRAARGEALLSDTSLFKPDLSPAQFRPEPSVSQRLQDPKVLGHIRKLRQMYQFALAGVVREADLDAHFDYLDKVIQRVIKLCNRTPRGELWLAAGAFIDTLKSRDNPINSAVKSLLRQLDAELRRLIDEHIDILQQPAPEALLKHLLYYVARAWELNTERVDILRERYRLDDALPTEESVDHARSRVSGPGRDAIHSVVNALNEELARLKDQLDLFVRAEFRQNSELEELLPGLQQVANTLAVLGLGIPRRVVTEQIEIVQRLSSDDTPADDGSLMDIAGALLYVEATLAGLEKERQTHQEDTGEAIQYGGRELSEANNALLRESRNSLEQVKTAIVNFIAAQWDQREIEHVPGLLHSIRGGLQLIPLERVSAMLASAERYIQDVLLDGQRVPDWKQLDTLADTVTSIEYYLERLAEGIEDNDAVLRIAEDSLRTLGFPVGEEPTWGNNDAGPLPEIEEAPLPVVEAEPSKASDTDLVDDEILEIFIEEAEEVLATIQDFYPRLHQNHDDREALAEVRRAFHTLKGSGRLVGATSIGELAWSVESLLNRVIDQTVKPTDELFSLVDTVITRIPSLIDDFRRGTTDGDVAELIAQAETLATTRKTGQDVEANAEEEAAPEDTATLTWPEDKSEEREPATQAASTFDDDLIDDEILEIFIEEAGEVLDTIREYLPMLLRQYDDRTALSEVRRAFHTLKGSGRMVGASVVGELAWAVENMLNRVIEGSIFMNDDVAQLLEDVVNITPDLVRDFETRRPASIEIAPYESRATALANGEILEASEMPVDTQADALAQEESDLTENAGATLSDNVVVEADSESDENLVDPVLLDIFESETETHLQALKTFLDEAEGRETTAYTDGLSRALHTLKGSAHTAGIEPLAGIISPLEKFIKTARAENHRADRDALILLEDACGLIERGLEQIRTTPQQILSGTDAFLERLDLVAERTLTSRPGASADANTANEADPQLIQLFLNEGLDILLDADAILDSWATAPGENEQLDKLVLELRQLARGAEVAGLSDVSQLADLLERTYAAVFDASAQPDRDFFEVARAGHEALINMMDQVAAGLATKPDHELLQRLQEKLEQFRADADTAFSHDLDEIDHSFDEELELELELPTPEDDGDDAHEETPIAHDSDLDQELAEIFLEEASDLIEGTGERLQQWTEQPSSDLVRHLQRDLHTLKGGARLADISAIGDLSHELETLFEGLTDNRLGVSPELEDLLLRSHDRLAVMVDALRQNQPPRPAPDLIQEIQSYISTHAGNGSGTAPQVDSGVDADLPQADIDETDSAEDELERYISETAHFDREPDEGAAETTEEGPQTEPSTPQAGIHNLDPELAEIFLEEAGEIIDTTGEQLHQWQADPQQPEVVKELQRELHTLKGGARMAEIAPVADIAHEMETLFERIVEGRLQATPARINVALRAHDQLATLIDSIADSGQCPAAPELLAELHAALLDEPVGEIDEDIDVASASVDEIPDAPELDAVEPNEFDLRADADEVDDSPDEPIEAEATQDAVFGEMDPELVGIFLEEAYDLINSTASTLHAWTENPSDAALAGELQRDVHTLKGGARMAGVDAIGDLTHVLEDLFERIAEGRLEATPAMNDLLFACHDRLAQMVEQVASQKPCTPADELIAQVEAILAGEQTTEEAVIAALDPEVEQAPASADDTTALETAPLERDDDLIGIFLDEGIEIHEAIHECLAQWRDEPEALAGITALQQELHTLKGGARLADVDPIADLAEAWHDRLEDVIADRADSGATVALSEKAVADLGRMLKDIENGTTPVADTPLIEALRQRATGATAVASQPVEADAKATPEAIDPEVLEIFLEEASELLDQIENLLADWRKEPASTHFNQELQRALHTLKGGARLSQLAELGDRAHGFETRLIDLGGNEPDADAWQAITQDHDALMEMVGAIRKRYEEAGSGPVELPRTAEPAPAKPEASEPKQAAVPASKAPASKPAPKKADLAKNRKAEAARTAAQETIRVSAPLLDDLVNLAGETSITRSRLEQQSSDFSHTLDEMAATIERLREQLRRMDIETEAQILFRAEKEHGPDYGEDFDPLEMDRYSSIQQLSRALSESASDLADLRETMSDRTRDTETLLVQQSRINTELQEGLMKTRMNPFSSMVPRLRRIVRQISGELGKKVEFDVRNAEGEMDRNVLERMVAPLEHMLRNALDHGIETPEERRQAGKPETGEVTLSLTREGGEVVLRMIDDGAGVRTSAVREKAIKQGMLRPDEELSDREILQFILQPGFSTAAKVTQISGRGVGMDVVASEIKQLGGSLDIDSMLGQGTTFTVRLPFTVSVNRALMVSTGEDFYAIPLNTIEGIVRVSTYELEEYYKPDAPMYEYAGQEYRLQYLGSLLHSDHHPKLQGQALPLPVILVRGAEQPMALQVDSLMGSREIVVKSLGPQFTSVRGVSGATILGDGNVVVILDLPAMIRSDILSERQRIADLEAAQEHARRTADRATVVMVVDDSVTVRKVTSRLLERNGMEVLTAKDGLDAVAQLQDHRPDIILLDIEMPRMDGFEVASFIRHDDNLRDTPICMITSRTGQKHRERALAIGVNEYLGKPFQETQLLETIERLTGNN
- a CDS encoding chemotaxis protein CheB translates to MATGESLQGVAIVSDSPLQRHRLQDAIGKFGLSSAFIGDPARLMAYPAIPEVQLWLVTLEDEADHPALFDYLLENTDAPILFGLDEAPSPGSTEFFRWERRLLDKLEQQLGALEQLDGETTLEALDQPSQKVAAAERPYWIPAGREGEPAEEIWVLGASLGGPAAVKTFLDSLPPGLPVGFVYAQHIDANFTDVLTRVLGRHAHYALRRAEEGIQVRNGDVVLLPVENEWYLDSAGCLQQKASPWPGPYGPSIDQVLLNVSDHYRHRCHAILFSGMGNDGAIAAPILQAYGSRIWVQDSHSCGNSSMPDSVKATGCTSFAGDPAQLARKLTQTIEEACLLKRRQQRDSA
- a CDS encoding chemotaxis protein CheW, with translation MADNSQVLPCVLIPVTDRQLLLPNVSIAEIVDYAEPEQAEGGPEWLVGYLHWRGLKLPVLSYDAANGGTKLQPDAMRGRIAVLNTISESHHSMPFLALSTQGIPSQAKLTETQVQEAEGETGPADLMVVDVDGHTAYIPNLEYLESLVLESAA
- a CDS encoding Fur family transcriptional regulator translates to MTQTPLPYRPHNHTACVDQALADAHRICNAAKARLTPTRERVLELIWQSHKPLGAYDLLGALTQDGHNAAPPTVYRALDFLQQHGLVHRIASLNAFVGCAHAGHHHTGFFLICRECRNVLELSAPNIAASVEQASSDEGFAVEETTLEIAGLCPNCQAKDTDEPEAAGE
- the znuC gene encoding zinc ABC transporter ATP-binding protein ZnuC, which translates into the protein MSKTLLTLHDVGVTLGGRSIVERIRLSISRGDIITVIGPNGAGKTTLIKAILGLQSISTGRIEKHPGLKTGYVPQHIQFQPTLPLTVKRFLSLTGASEAECRDALSQTAVGHLYEASIHHLSGGEMQRLLIARALVRRPDLLVLDEPAQGVDVNGQAALYDLIRALRDRLDCGVIMISHDLHLVMAATDKVLCLNQHVCCSGYPEQVSHDPAFVDLFGRHVADSVAVYHHHHNHRHDLHGDVVDHAHNSESCEHHAHH